ACTTCCCTTAGGAAGCCACTCTTTATCCGCTGAGTAAAGCAAATTTGCACCTATACAAAGAAAAAGGCTTAGTTTGATCAGTTTTTTCATTTTTTGCCTCCTTTAAGAGCAAGTTCGTCGAGTTTAGCATTTGCAAATCTTTGATCTCTTGCATTTTTTGGATAAATTCCGCCTCTTCCTGGTGCTAAAATTCCATTAGGATCAATGCAGTCTTTAAGCTGTTCGTTAAAGCGACGTAAAGCGTGATTGTTATAAGAATAAGCCGCCATAACATCATCTTGAAAGGTTGGCGCTGCTCTGTAATCGCCCCAGCCATTTTTAGCCGCCACACGCACCATTTCTCTGTAAGCCTTTCTAAGCTTTAGGTTATATTCTGTATCGGTGCGAGAATTGTTAAAAGCAAGCATAAAGCAAAAGGCACGATACATCCAGCTTCTTGGGTGAGCAAATGGCGTGATAGGGGATTTCATACCCAGATCATGAAAAACCTCGATATAAACATCTTGACACTTCAAAAGCTCCTTGCCATCGCGTGGGATAATAGGCGAAAACCACACATGCCCATCGCTTGGCTCTCTTGTCTCGCCTCTTGTGCTAAGCCAAAAGATTTCCATATTTGGGATACCAAGGCTAACTTTGTGTTTAAGCTGCTTTTTTTGCTCCAAATTCATAGGTAGGCTAAATTCTTGCACGATTTTAATCTCAGCACCCTTTATAATCTTAAATCTTTCCTTGATATAGTTCATATTTGCATGGCAAACTTCCTTACAACCATATATAGGAATATCTATTTGCCAATAAGGGATATTGTTTTTTAGGGCGTAGTTTTGAATTTTATCAAGATCAGGAAAACCGCGTTTTGAGGTAAGATAACCCTCAAGCTCGCTGTTCATCGCCTTGCCATGAGGTGGATTTAAAGGACTTCTATAAAGTGGCCAGCCAACGATAAAGCTATCTTCTAAGTAGTTTAAAATACTTACAGCAGGGATAAGATCTTCTCTTCTTTTCATCGTCAAGGACAAAAGCAAATAATGCTCAGGCTTTGGC
This genomic interval from Campylobacter sp. MIT 99-7217 contains the following:
- a CDS encoding p-cresol methylhydroxylase; its protein translation is MEVVLANGEILRTAMGALPGAKTFAENKYGYGPYIDGLFSQSNFGIVTKMGFWMMPKPEHYLLLSLTMKRREDLIPAVSILNYLEDSFIVGWPLYRSPLNPPHGKAMNSELEGYLTSKRGFPDLDKIQNYALKNNIPYWQIDIPIYGCKEVCHANMNYIKERFKIIKGAEIKIVQEFSLPMNLEQKKQLKHKVSLGIPNMEIFWLSTRGETREPSDGHVWFSPIIPRDGKELLKCQDVYIEVFHDLGMKSPITPFAHPRSWMYRAFCFMLAFNNSRTDTEYNLKLRKAYREMVRVAAKNGWGDYRAAPTFQDDVMAAYSYNNHALRRFNEQLKDCIDPNGILAPGRGGIYPKNARDQRFANAKLDELALKGGKK